The archaeon genome includes the window TGCCTCTGTGAGTATACGTCGCACGGGCACTGCGGTGTCCTCTCAGGCGATGTAGTGGACAACGATGCGACCATCCCGCTGCTGGGGAAGGCTGCACTTGCCTATGCGAGGGCAGGGGCAGACGTGGTCGCACCAAGCGCCATGATGGACGGACAGGTCGCGGAGATACGCTCCGCTCTCGACGGCGGGGGATTCAAGGAGACCCTCGTGATGGGCTACTCGGCAAAGTACGCCTCCTCCTTCTACGGCCCCTTCAGGGATGCAGCCGGGTCAGCCCCCTCATTCGGGGACAGGAGGGGCTACCAGATGGACCCACCGAACGCGAGGGAGGCCCTGAGGGAGATCGAGAGCGACGTCAGGGAGGGCGCGGACATCGTGATGGTGAAGCCGGCCCTGGCCTACCTCGACGTGATTGCGAGTGCAAGGGCGAGGTTCGACCTTCCCATCGCCGCCTACAATGTAAGCGGGGAGTATGCGATGGTCGTCGCCGCGTCCCGCATGGGGTGGGTGGACGAAGAGAGGGCAGCCATGGAGGTCCTCACATCCATCAGGCGCGCGGGCGCCGACATCATAATCACATACTTCGCGGAGAAGTTTTCCGGCTGGGGAGGGTCCAGGCCTTGACAGAGGGCCAAGGTCCGACCGACGAGGGCAAGGTCAGGTACCTGAAGTACACCTTCTTCAAGCTCTCGAAGGGCTTCCGCTCCAAGGACGGGGAGGCCCGAAAGGCGATGAAGGCAGACTTCCTCTCCGCCCTCGGGAGGCACGTTGGAAAGGTCGGTCTGCAGTGCTTCTCACTTGTCGGACTAAGAGGCGACGTCGACTTCCTCGTGGTCGCCGACGCTGACGACGTCCTAGAGTTTCAGGCGCTCGTCTCCGACCTACTCGGGACCAGCCTGGGAAGATACCTGGACGTTCCCTACTCTTACCTAGCTCTGAGGAGGGGCTCGCAGTACCTTGGAGAACACCGCCATCCCGGACAGGAGGTTGCGGGGCAGTCTGGGACTGGGATTTCCAAGTTCATCTTCGTCTATCCTTTCGTCAAGAAGAGGGAATGGTACAGGCTCCCGTTCGAGGAGAGGAGGAGGATGATGGGAGACCACTTCAGGATAGGCCACAAGTACCCAAAGATCAAGATCAACACCGGCTATTCGTTCGGCCTGGACGACCAGGAGTTCGTACTCTCGTTCGAAGGAGACGACCCAAGCGACTTCCTCAAGCTCGTCGAGGAGCTCAGAGGTTCGGAGGCGAGCATGTACACCGCCCTCGAAACGCCGATATTCACCTGCGCGAGGGTCCGGCCTGAGAGGATGCTGGACCTGGCGGGATAGGGAGCGAGTTTGGAAACCGCAAGGTCAGCGTCGCTCTTCGAGAGGGCGAAGGAGGTCATGGTGGGCGGGGTCAGCAGCCCAGTGAGGTCCTTTGGCTCGGTCGGTGGAGTGCCGCGGTTCATCGACCGCGGCGAGGGGGCGCGCTTGTGGGACCTGGACGGGTCGAGGTACACGGACTACGTGCTCTCTTGGGGGCCTCTGATAATTGGTCACGCCCATCCTGACGTCCTTAAGGCGATAGTGAGCACTGCCAAGCGGGGGACGAGCTT containing:
- the hemB gene encoding porphobilinogen synthase; amino-acid sequence: MRALLRETELNPSRLVAPLFVCGGTGVVRPVEGLPGLTCYSAEAAASQAKKLSDLGIRSFLLFGVTDRKDETGSGAYSPDGVVPSAVKEIRTKVPDGVIMADVCLCEYTSHGHCGVLSGDVVDNDATIPLLGKAALAYARAGADVVAPSAMMDGQVAEIRSALDGGGFKETLVMGYSAKYASSFYGPFRDAAGSAPSFGDRRGYQMDPPNAREALREIESDVREGADIVMVKPALAYLDVIASARARFDLPIAAYNVSGEYAMVVAASRMGWVDEERAAMEVLTSIRRAGADIIITYFAEKFSGWGGSRP
- a CDS encoding chlorite dismutase family protein, with the protein product MTEGQGPTDEGKVRYLKYTFFKLSKGFRSKDGEARKAMKADFLSALGRHVGKVGLQCFSLVGLRGDVDFLVVADADDVLEFQALVSDLLGTSLGRYLDVPYSYLALRRGSQYLGEHRHPGQEVAGQSGTGISKFIFVYPFVKKREWYRLPFEERRRMMGDHFRIGHKYPKIKINTGYSFGLDDQEFVLSFEGDDPSDFLKLVEELRGSEASMYTALETPIFTCARVRPERMLDLAG